The following nucleotide sequence is from Salvelinus sp. IW2-2015 linkage group LG26, ASM291031v2, whole genome shotgun sequence.
AACCAGGAGTACAGAGCGCTGACTGGACTGTCACAGGTAAACCAGGACACAGAGTcaatcccaaatagcaccctattccctaggtagtgcactacttttgaccagggcctataaataatgcactatatagggaatagggtgccatttgggatgcaaacagtATCATGTTTATTCTATAGCTTTCTGTCTCTGACATTTTATCACATTTGTTGTCATGTTTATGACAACATGTAATGACGTACAGTTCAAATCAAGTGTGACAGAATTGGCATAGGTAACATATGTACGTTTCCTGAAGTGACATAATGTAGGTAATTGAACTGGATTGGACAGGACATTACCTTTGACTTAATTCAACCATTTTAGCTCATTTTGTTCTCTGTGCCTTGTTTGATGATATCgtttgcgttccaaatggcaccctattccctatagtgtacacagagccctatgggtcccgGGTCAAAGTATTACCCTATGTagtgaatagtgtgccatttgagacacacatcATCTCTGTGACCCCCTACCCAGATGCAAGGCCTTCTAGAGCTCGTGCGTGTGGAACAGAACATCTACAACATAGTGTTCCATGAGCTGATCAGACAGGTCAGTGTGGAGTGTGCTGAGAGAGGACAGCTCCTGGCTAAGCTCAGGTAAGTACAGGGGGGAGGGGACTCCATGAACCTTTTTCTCCAGTGTGCCCTTATGAATGCGATCCAGGATCCAgttcatacactgagtgtacaaaacattaagaacacctgctctttccatgacatagactgaccaggtgaatccaggtgaaagctatgatcccttattgatgtcacttgttaaatccacttcaatcagtgtagatgaaggggaggagacgggttaaagaaggattttgaagccttcagaaaattgagacatggattgtgtatgtgtgccattcagagggtgaatgggcaagacaaaatatttaagtgcctttgaacggagtacggcagtaggtgtcaggcgcaccggtttgtgtcaagaactgcaacaaacactgctgggtttttcacactcaacagtttcccgtgtgtattaaaaatggtccaccacccaaaggacatcaagccaacttgacaaaactgtgggaagcattagagtcaacatgggtcagcatccctgtggaacactttcaacaccttgtagagtccatgccccgacaaattgaggctgttctgagtgtaaaaaggaagggagggggtgtaactcaatattaggaaggtattcctaatgtttggtatactcagtgtaggtcTAACTGTGTCCCTCCTTGTGTGCTCCTGTGGTCCAGACAGAGGTATGTGGCTCTGTTGGACCGTATCCCCAGGCAGCTGAAGGGTCTCCATACAGAGACACTGGCCCAGAGAGCTCTGGACCGCAGGCTCACAGAGGAGATCATCTGCTTCAGGAGCTCCATCTCTAAGCTCAACACGTGAgcctgggactgtgtgtgtgttgggtggagggggggtgtttgtgtgtgtctgcaattACAGAATCTatattgatatatacagtacataatttATACWATTTTTTTTCCCTTAGCTATGTATATGATTTTTGTCTGTGTATTCTTGTGCGTTTGCActtcagagagctgtgtaagatgAAGGAGCATGACGAGTATGTGTCCAAGCAGGCTGAGAAAGCACAGCAGGAGCTGGCCAAGGCTCTGGAACAATCACAGAAGAACTCTGAGTAAGTGACTGATTGGGCATCATCATACCTGCTGCTGTGCATACTGTACACAGACGCTGTTTACTAAGTTTAATGTTTTTAGCTTTGCTTCTTGTCTTCTATCCCCTATCTGAACATGCTTTATGTCTCCTATCCTTCTACCCCTTATCTAAATTGTGCAAAGACGAAATCTCTGAAAATAATCTGGGATAATATGTACATAATATGTACACAAACGGCTAAATATGAAAAAGTAGGAACAACTcttatctactgtactgtaaactgAACTTGGATGTATGACCTCTATGTACCTGTGTCCTCAGTGTGGTGGGAGAGTACCATGGCCTGTATGAGATGCAGAGGAGGAGATTGGAGGGACAGGTGGCCAGACTGACGAACGAGAGGGACCTGTGGAGCAGAGTCACTTACAACTTGGCCCTCAAggtcggtctctgtctgtctgtacgccCGTCCgttcctctgtccttctctctttggtcctctgtctgtctgtctctgtcagtctgtccgcCCGTCCGTTCCTACCACCTACAACCTGTCACtcaaggtctgtctgtctgtctgtctgtctgtctgtctgtcttgtcttgtctgtcgGCCTGCTGTCCTTCTGTCagtatttctgtttgtctgtctttccATCTATCTTGTCAGTCCTTGTCAGCCATTTTGTCGTAGCATTAGCAACATTAGGACATGTTGAAATACAATAGAATGCATAGCTAGGTTAGGacatacagtacgagtcaaaagtttagacatacctactcattcaagggtttgttttAATTTTTACTCAAATAatattgaatacatcaaaactataaaataacacatatggaatcatgtagtaaccgaaaaagtgttaaacaaatcaaaatatattttagattcttcaaagtagtcaccctttgccttgatgacagctttgcacactcttggcattctctcaaccagcttcatgaggaatacttttccaacagtcttgaaagagttcccacatatgctgagcacttgttggctgcttttccttcactatgcggtccaactcatcccaaaccatctcaattgggttgaggtcgggtggttgtggaggccaggtcatctgatgcagcactccatcactctccttcttggtcaaatagcccttacacagcctggaggtgtgttttgggtcattctcctgttgaaaaaaaatgatagtcctactaagcgcaaaccagatggtatggcgtatcgctgcagaatgctgtggtagccatgctggttaagtgtgccttgaattctaaataaatcactgacagtgtcaccagcaaagcaccatcacacctcctcctccatgcttcacggtgggaaccacacttgcggagttcatccattcacctactctacgtctcacaaaaacacggcggttggaaccaaaaatctcaaatctgatcggaccaaaggacagatttccaccggtctaatgtccattgcttgtgtttcttggcccaagcaagtctcttctttttattgtgtcctttagtagtggtttctttgcagcaatttgaccataaaggACCTGATtgacgcaatctcctctgaacagttgatgttgagatgtatctgttacttgaactatgtgaagcctttatttgggctgcaatctgaggtgctctaatgaacttatcctctgcagcagttcttgaaattttccgcattgactgaccttcgtgtcttaaagtaatgatggactgtcgtttctctttgcttatttgaacagttcttgccataatatgtacttggtattttaccaaataggactgtcttctgtataccacccctaccttgtcacaacacaactgattggctcaaacgcattaagaaggaaataaattccccaaattaacttttaagaaggcacacctgttaattgaaatgcattccaggtgactacctcatgcagctggttgagagaatgccaagagtgtgcaaagctgtcatcaaggcaaagggtggctactgtgtagaatttaaaatctaaaatatatttttatttgtttaacactttttttttagtaactacatgattccatatgtgtaatttcatagttttgatgtcttcactattattctacaatgtagaaaatagtaaaaattaagaaaaacccttgaatgagtaggtgtgtccaaacttttgactggtactgtagatctcaaagtgaaggggaggagagaagggagcagAACCGCAGACTTCTCTCGTCCTGATCCTAGTGTTAACTGGGGTTTATTCTTttggcaccaaacggaagaaacaGGGAGGAGCTACCAGGACATTttagttttccgttgcaaaatgttttgctacgaaGTACCGTTATGAATACAACCCTATTTGCATATGTATCAGAGTTGTTGATATTGATTTGTTTCCTCCCAGGTGATCAAGTTGAACAACCTCCAGCTGGCCAGCAGGCTTCACGTCAGTGAGCAGACCTGGACCAAGACTGCTGAGCACTTTACACTCTTCCTGACCTCCAAGGTAAACTCCACACTGTCACAGGCCATTCACCGGGATGGGAATTCCTGCTTTTCTGAAATCCTTTATTATTGATACAGTATCCTATTTTTCTATGTTGTTCTGGTCTCATCCCTCATATACTGCCAAATTGACTGAATTGGAATAAAACAACTTCATACTGATGAAAATAATAATGATACATAAACAAACCTTGTATCTCGTAGGACACAGAAGACCTGAACCATATCATGCAGCTGACAGAGCAGTGGAAGGAGCAGCTGACGTCCTTCGTGCAGAGTCTGAGAGAGGCTGAGCATGGCCACTGTGAGGGGATAAGTAGCATACAGGCTGACATCGTCAAATGGCACACGTCCGTTGGCGCCAACATCAGGTAGCGTAGACATGCCCACTGGCACCTACTCATAGAGATGACTGTCAGCCTGTCACGGGAGCAGTTGTCATTGTTTTGTCTTCATATCATTgcgatgtttgtttgttttgtaggaGCCCGGATCCGAAATTTGAGAAAGTTTCAGAAGAACAGCTTTATTCAGATTTGAAACAGTGGTCAAATGTAAGAATTTTTTTCTGTTCCTGTTATAATGTTGAGGTTTTTAACGCTTTCATATGTGTATCACCGGATATATTTTAGTACTAGactggaacaaaaccctgcacacTCTGTGAGTCCTCAGGACCAGGATTGAAGAATACTGCTCCACTGTATGTCACTAGTGTAGCACCACTataatacccttttcacactactgagtcaAACCGTGCTGCGCCAAGCTTagctgtactgagctggcctgtttattttattgaacctttatttaactaggcaagtcagttaagaacagatatttacaatgacggcctacccaggccaaacccaaaCGCGGAccatgctaggccaattgtgcgttgctctatgggactcccaatcacggccggttgtgatacagcctggaatcgcaccagagtctgtagtgacgcctctagcactgagatgcagtcccttagccgctgcgccactcgggagctgctGCTGTGAGTCAGGTATAACAGACAGTCCCACTGAcatctccatcctctcccccatcctccagGCGTTGACCATTCAGTGTGAGCGCTATGGGGGCGAAGACCTCCTCTCCTGCCAGGAGACCCTCAACATGCTGGGCCAGCTGCAGGAGGCCTGGGAGGAGGTGGGCCTCCGGCTCTTCAGGAGACACCCGGCCCCAGACGGCGAGCCCCCCAGGGGCCAGGAGGCCATGAGGGAGCTGGGCCTTGCTGTGTCGGAGCTTCACAAGCAGCTGGGCACACGCATCAACGGCGAGAGTGGTGAGCTTAGAAATGGAATGACCCATCGTCACAGAAAAGTTGATTAGAATTGGGATGCATGTTCTATAGATTGCATTTCTATGGcggtgagagagtgtgagagacggACGCAGTCTGGAGGGAATATACAGCAGAACCCAGGAAACCGGAGCACGAGGGTAGAATTCTGGAGAACTATGTACTGGGTGTGCAGGGTTTTCTTCATCCCATCATGAACCCCCCCGGATTCAACAAATGTTGGTCCATACTGAAGAACCCTGATAATCCCATACATACCTGAATGTATCCCTTGGTGGTCTGTGTGGCCCTTTCAGGAATCCACAAGCAACTGATGTGTCTGGTTAGGGTGATGGAATTCTGGGCCACCCGACTGAAGGCCCTTGTTGGCCGCCCCGAGAAGCTGCCCCACTGTGATTGGCTGAAGCTGGAGAAGGCCCTGGGTAGCTGGATGTTGCTGGCGGAGGAGTCCTTGAAGCACGTCCACAGCACCCAGCCTGAGAATGAGAGGGTCAAGCACAAACCACACGTCCAGTGAGTTCTCCTGGCCCCTCTTTGTACTCTATATGTTTGTCCCAAATTGCACAATAttaaactacttttgaccagagcccgttTGTTGcgaagcttctttttttttttgtcaaacaaTTTGTGTCTATTCCAGGATCGAGATCAATGATGTCTTCAACACTCTCCGGGAGTTCATCTTGACCCAAGCCAACTTCTTTGACTGTGAGAACCGAAGGCTATGTGAGGAGGTACTGGAGACGGGCATAGCTGTCCCTGGATAGCAATTCCTTTACCTGCTATTGGAATGTGTGTACGTTTGATTTTATGGATGCATTccaaattgcactctattccctttatagtgcactggttttgaccagagaccttcTGGGAAGATATTGGATGCGTCCCAaaagacaccctattccctatatagtgcactactgttagtGCACTATCAAGAGAATAGGgtcactataaaaggaatagagTACCCCTCCAGCCCCTACGTATTGTCTCTGGCCTGTGTTTCCAGGTGAACTCCATCCACACGGCTCTGACTCGCTGGATGGTGGACATGCTCCTCCAGATGGTCCCAGACCACTGTGACGTCCTGCCGGGGCTCAACACCACCGCCATCATGGAGGTCTCCCTGGAGCAACTAGAGGAAGACGCCAAGAACCTCTCAGAGAAACTGGACTACTTCTCCAAATATATCACCAggtaaatatcaaatcaaactttatttgtcacatgctccgaataagtgtagaccttaccgtgaaatgcttacttaccagcccttaaccaacagcggagttcaagaagagttaagaaaatatttaccaaataaactaaagtaaaaataaataataataatacatttaaaaataataataacaaaaagtaacacaataacataacaataacgaggctatatacagggggtactggtactgagtcagtgtgcaggggtacaggttagttgaggtaatatgtacatgtaggtaggagtgaagtgactatgcatagataataaacagcaagtcgtagcagtgtacaaacaaatggagggggtacCGGTGGCCATTtgtttaattgttcagcagtctaatggcttgggggtagaagctgttaaggtgccttttggtcctagacttcgcgctctggtaccgtttgccgtgcggtagcagagaaaacagtctaacttggatgactggagtcgctgacaattttatgggctttcctctgacaccgcctgttatatATGTCCTGggtggcaagaagcttggccccagtgatgtactgggccgtatgcactaccatctgtagcaccttaccgtcagatgccgagcagttgccataccaggcggtgatgcaaccgatcaggatgctctcgatggtgcagctgtagaacattttgaggatctgagaacccatgccaaatcttttcagtctcctgagagggaaaaggttttgtcgtgccctcttcacgactgtcttggtgtgtttggaccatgatagttYgttggtgatttggacaccaaggaacttgaaaatctccacccgctccacaacagccccgttgatgttattaatgggggcctgttcggcctgccttttcctgtagtccacgatcagctcctttgtctagctcacattgagggagaggagaggttgttgtcctggcaccacactgccagttctctgacctcctccctataggcgtctcatcgttgtcggtgatcaggcctaccactgttgtgtcgtcagcaaacttaatgatggtgttggtgtcgtgtttggccacacagtcgtgggtgaacagggagtacaggaggggactaagtacacacccctgaggggccccagtgttgaagatcagcgtggcagacgtgttgttgcctacccttaccaactgggggcggcccgtcaggaattccaggatccagttgcagagggaggtgtttagtctcatggtccctagcttagtgatgagctttgtgggcactatggtgttgaacgcttttttttcctttcacatgtgttccttttgtccaggtgggaaagggcagtgttgcgTGCGATTGAGTGCgatatctgtggatctgttggggcggtatgcgaattggaatgggtctagggtatccgggaggatgctgttgaggtgagccatgaccagcctttcaaagtacttcatggctaccgacgtgagtgctatggggcggtaatcatttaggcaggttaccttcgctccCTTGGgcgcagggactatggtggtctgccttaaacatgtaggtattacatactctgtcagggagaggttgaaaatgtcagtgaagacacttgccagttggtccagaCATGCTTTGAGGACACGTCcgggtaatccatctggcccgcggctttgtgaatgttgacctgtttaaaggtcttgctcccatcggctaccgagagcgttattacatagtcatccagaacagctggtgctctcatgcWtgctttagtgttgcttgcctcgaagcgagcataaaaggcatttagctcatctggtaggctctcgCCTGGGTTtcccttattgatgaagccgatgactgaggtggtatactcctcaatgccatttagcagaagcttttatcTGACTTACAGTAGACTGACTTACAGTGCGTGTATACATTTTCGTGTGGGTGGCCCCAGAGGGAATCGAACTCACAATCCtgacattgcaagcgccatgctctaccaactgagccacactggatTGTAAAGTCTGAAAACCTAGCGATGAGTGGATCATGGGGATTTCGGGTATAAGAAGATGGTTCACACTAACTCAgagctttttttctctctctccctgtgcagCTCTTGCCGGGCCATTGTGGAGGAGGAGATTCAGAGGAGCATGGCTCGGGATGACTCAGAGAATGAGCTTTCTGAGCTCAACAAACTGCAGGTACTCACTGACCCACACAAAGGCTTGCTGTGTAGAGCCTGCTAACATTCTCAATGTTTTGGAATCAAGGATGTGAATGCTaaactttgtgtgtttgtgcgcgtgtgtgcatgcgtgtatgtgtgtgtgtgtatgtgtgcgcgttcACGCTGCTCAGAGGGAATGTGGCGAGTGGATGGAGTCCTGTCGAATCCTGCTGTCCGACAAGAAGGGCAGTCCCGTGGAGCTGCGCGTCACACTGAATTTGGTCCACCGTTCTTTTACGGAACTCCTTCCCTCTGCGATGCCCAGCATGGAATCTCTGGTGAGCCTGTCATAATCCTTTACTGTGATCCCTCCCTACCTTGCAGTTAGCCACCTGATGTGTGAataccatcccactgggcactgaTGTCAGTttaatgtctagttttgatttaaatttgaTTGAAATGTCAACTAACGTAAATTCAAAGTGAATGAATTTTTTTTTGCCATATCATTGTAGGTTGAATATATAGAGGTAGGTAAACAgttgtgtaaaaaaataataatcccaAATTCCTTCACGTTGATGACTTCTTTGAAACCCAATCAGTTTTCCGTTTTCATTCGGGATCATCAGTAGGAAAAATATAGCCtaaattgttgttgttgaaatgacgtggaaacaacgttgattcaactagctTGATGGCTGGtgggatgtcatttaaaaaaattaaaaaagtaaaGTGCTTTGTTTAtgtgatataaactcagcaaaaaaagaaacgtcctcttactgtcaactgcgtttattttcaacaaacttaacatgtgtaaaaatatgtctgaacataacaagattcaacaactgagacataaattgaacaagttccacagacatgtgactaacggaaatggaataatgtgtccctgaacgaagggggggtcaaaatcaaaagtaacagtcagtatctggtgtggccaccagctgcattaagtactgcagtgaatctcctcctcatggactgcaccagatttgccagttcttgctgtgagatgttaccccactcttctaccaaggcacctgcaagttcccggacatttctggggggaatggccctagccctcaccctctgatccaac
It contains:
- the axdnd1 gene encoding axonemal dynein light chain domain-containing protein 1, with amino-acid sequence MSASIKSSPSPPVLPKPEGRRIKSSHSLVSPVEDHDRALSELPELKEKQVPVTDRSKMQLVPMQNDLIPDELLATLTSTICPHDRLGPPKLTKTPKDFKVYGIRHTDAVWHHPVGRKKYKYFLDQPTSLTGAGRDISFLCDSMASQRERIPLPPMADRGTTHTQGIQKDMSLMESLIPEEYHIVKNKGVQGLECYDDKFTVLLEDDERMLKVFPSMRPSGRLEAVQLMKVMDEMLDRAGVNQEYRALTGLSQMQGLLELVRVEQNIYNIVFHELIRQVSVECAERGQLLAKLRQRYVALLDRIPRQLKGLHTETLAQRALDRRLTEEIICFRSSISKLNTELCKMKEHDEYVSKQAEKAQQELAKALEQSQKNSDVVGEYHGLYEMQRRRLEGQVARLTNERDLWSRVTYNLALKVIKLNNLQLASRLHVSEQTWTKTAEHFTLFLTSKDTEDLNHIMQLTEQWKEQLTSFVQSLREAEHGHCEGISSIQADIVKWHTSVGANIRSPDPKFEKVSEEQLYSDLKQWSNALTIQCERYGGEDLLSCQETLNMLGQLQEAWEEVGLRLFRRHPAPDGEPPRGQEAMRELGLAVSELHKQLGTRINGESGIHKQLMCLVRVMEFWATRLKALVGRPEKLPHCDWLKLEKALGSWMLLAEESLKHVHSTQPENERVKHKPHVQIEINDVFNTLREFILTQANFFDCENRRLCEEVNSIHTALTRWMVDMLLQMVPDHCDVLPGLNTTAIMEVSLEQLEEDAKNLSEKLDYFSKYITSSCRAIVEEEIQRSMARDDSENELSELNKLQRECGEWMESCRILLSDKKGSPVELRVTLNLVHRSFTELLPSAMPSMESLMNLPAVDPLEALDEEEEPNKKSPMEFIEVETEYPEEAMECSLAGSIMKLIGHDGNIIERTLGEDTIQLDGTEDMVARPHTPNGQRAFDALATVGVLQHELLGVEARVQRAEERALKAEEALQAALEKIQDLERQLQGRPSLEAKVSKQSVAVSPKSKVSSPEPKPVSQKTEPSPRQTKPKKR